Proteins found in one Brachypodium distachyon strain Bd21 chromosome 5, Brachypodium_distachyon_v3.0, whole genome shotgun sequence genomic segment:
- the LOC100827642 gene encoding calmodulin-binding transcription activator 4 isoform X2 yields the protein MITKRFDINVLLKEARSRWLKPSEVYYILLNHERLPITHEPPNKPPSGSLFLYNRRVNRFFRKDGYAWRRKKDGRTVGEAHERLKVGNLDALSCYYAHGDENPCFQRRCFWMLEPAYDHIVLVQYREVAEGRNYSASVSNESAGSLSALSYPNDIYGKQYHSSTSGSSESSESRHSYSNSITEVSSGSANKMYNNHSGVLLSIPEFEQTTVIGAPELGQSSLEQSSEFCLTNKSGLKQALKKIGEHLGLADNDDDDYIYINQSQPLDFDTSIEAADRQGHHTSNSLGNVSGEKQANQIQAGETQNGVSRGILPSWGNVLQSNSVSSASSAYMQSSEYQPPGGLDSSDLQLQLSAATRFLLGPEDSIDSPSYNCIARDEGINGIDTLSVHNSSLQSCLNPDWQSLTPITLESNACGSEIFELLSDHCQFEPSSGLDTRLTLTQKQQFNIHEISPEWAFCSEVTKVIITGDFLCDPSNSCWGVMFGDNEVPVEIVQPGVLRCHTPLHSSGKLTLCITNGNREVCSEVKDFEFRAKPTVSSFRDLTQSSRSMKSSEELSLLAKFARMLLCENGSSAVLDGDPQSTQRPKLNMNEEHWQQLIDELNVGCENPLSMVDWIMEELLKSKLQQWLSLKLQGNDGTCSLSKHEQGIIHLISALGYEWALSSVLSAGVGINLRDSNGWTALHWAAYFGREKMVAALLAAGASAPAVTDPTAQDPVGKTAAFLASKRGHMGLAGYLSEVSLTSYLLSLTIEESDISKGSAAIEAERAVESISQRSAQLHGGTEDELSLKDSLAAVRNAAQAAARIQNAFRAFSFRKRQHKDARLKDEYGMTQEDIDELAAASRLYYQHHVSNGQFSDKAAVSIQKKYRGWKGRKNFLNMRRNVVKIQAHVRGHQVRKKYKTFVSTVSVLEKVILRWRRKGHGLRGFRAEQPAMIAAEEEEEEDDDDFDDDDDEAVKIFRRQKVDESVKEAVSRVLSMVESPEARMQYRRMLEEFRQATIDTGASDEATSRLNDDLLMGMDFMF from the exons GTTGGAAATCTTGATGCTCTAAGTTGCTACTACGCTCATGGAGATGAAAATCCTTGTTTCCAGAGACGATGTTTCTGGATGCTGGAACC TGCATACGACCACATTGTGCTGGTACAATATAGAGAAGTAGCTGAG GGAAGAAATTACTCAGCATCAGTGTCAAATGAATCAGCAGGATCTCTTTCAGCCTTGAGTTATCCAAATGACATATATGGAAAGCAATATCACAGCTCCACTTCTGGCTCTAGTGAGAGCAGTGAGTCCCGTCACAGCTATTCTAATTCTATAACTGAAGTAAGTTCTGGTTCTGCAAACAAAATGTACAACAATCATAGTGGCGTTCTACTAAGCATACCGGAGTTCGAGCAAACAACTGTGATAGGGGCACCAGAGCTTGGCCAGAGTAGTCTGGAACAGAGTTCTGAATTTTGCTTGACAAATAAATCTGGGCTCAAGCAAGCTTTGAAGAAGATCGGTGAGCATTTAGGTTTGGCtgataatgatgatgatgactaCATTTACATAAATCAATCGCAACCTTTGGACTTTGATACAAGTATTGAGGCTGCAGATAGACAGGGCCATCACACAAGCAACAGCCTAGGAAATGTTTCAG GTGAAAAGCAAGCAAATCAAATTCAAGCAGGAGAAACTCAAAATGGTGTTAGCAGGGGGATATTACCATCATGGGGTAATGTGCTGCAATCTAATTCAGTTTCTTCAGCTTCATCTGCGTACATG CAAAGTTCAGAATATCAGCCACCAGGAGGCCTAGACAGTAGTGATTTGCAGCTGCAACTTTCTGCTGCTACAAGATTTCTTTTAGGACCAGAAGACTCTATTGACTCACCATCTTATAATTGCATAGCAAGAGATGAAGGAATCAATGGCATTGATACCCTTTCAGTTCATAACAGTAGTCTTCAAAGCTGTCTGAACCCAGATTGGCAAAGTTTAACACCTATAACACTCGAAAGCAATGCATGTGGCTCTGAAATATTCGAGCTGCTGTCGGACCATTGTCAGTTTGAACCCTCTTCTGGATTAGATACAAGACTAACCTTGACACAGAAGCAACAGTTCAACATTCATGAGATCTCTCCAGAATGGGCATTCTGCTCTGAGGTCACCAAG GTCATCATTACTGGAGATTTCTTGTGTGATCCGTCGAATTCGTGCTGGGGAGTAATGTTTGGTGACAATGAGGTGCCTGTTGAAATTGTTCAGCCAGGTGTTCTCCGCTGCCACACACCGCTACACAGCAGCGGAAAGCTCACACTCTGTATTACCAATGGGAATAGGGAAGTTTGCAGTGAAGTCAAGGACTTTGAGTTCCGTGCAAAGCCGACGGTTTCTAGTTTCAGAGATCTCACACAGTCATCTAGATCTATGAAGTCTAGTGAAGAGTTGTCACTTCTTGCAAAGTTTGCAAGAATGCTTTTGTGTGAGAATGGATCATCTGCAGTTCTGGATGGTGATCCTCAGTCTACACAGCGTCCAAAACTTAACATGAATGAGGAGCACTGGCAGCAGTTGATTGATGAACTCAATGTAGGATGTGAAAATCCACTAAGCATGGTTGATTGGATTATGGAGGAATTGCTTAAAAGTAAATTACAACAGTGGTTATCATTGAAGCTCCAAGGAAATGACGGAACATGTTCTCTCTCCAAGCATGAGCAAGGTATTATACACTTAATCTCTGCACTTGGCTATGAGTGGGCACTGTCTTCGGTTCTCAGTGCTGGTGTTGGCATAAATTTGCGTGATTCCAATGGATGGACTGCACTTCATTGGGCTGCTTATTTTGGAAG GGAAAAGATGGTTGCAGCACTTCTTGCTGCTGGTGCATCAGCTCCAGCAGTCACCGATCCAACTGCACAAGATCCAGTGGGGAAAACAGCAGCCTTCCTGGCTTCTAAACGGGGACACATGGGCCTTGCAGGCTATCTTTCAGAAGTGTCACTAACTAGCTATCTTTTATCACTGACTATAGAAGAGAGTGATATTTCAAAGGGATCTGCTGCAATTGAAGCAGAGAGAGCAGTAGAGAGCATATCTCAGCGGAGTGCCCAATTGCACGGAGGCACAGAAGATGAGCTCTCACTAAAGGACTCTTTGGCAGCCGTGAGAAATGCAGCTCAAGCAGCGGCACGAATTCAAAATGCCTTCCGTGCCTTTTCTTTCAGGAAGAGGCAACACAAGGATGCTCGACTTAAGGATGAATATGGGATGACGCAAGAAGATATAGATGAACTTGCAGCTGCATCAAGGTTATACTACCAACATCATGTTTCAAACGGTCAGTTTTCTGATAAAGCAGCTGTTTCAATTCAGAAGAAGTACAGAGGTTGGAAAGGGCGGAAAAATTTTCTCAACATGCGCAGAAATGTGGTTAAAATACAG GCCCATGTAAGAGGCCATCAAGTGAGAAAGAAATACAAGACTTTCGTAAGCACTGTTAGTGTGCTAGAGAAAGTAATACTACGGTGGCGTAGGAAAGGACATGGCTTACGTGGCTTCCGAGCTGAGCAACCAGCGATGATTGCAgccgaagaggaagaagaggaagatgacgatgactttgatgatgatgatgatgaagcaGTCAAGATCTTCCGTCGCCAAAAGGTTGATGAATCTGTCAAGGAGGCTGTGTCAAGAGTGCTGTCCATGGTAGAGTCTCCTGAAGCAAGGATGCAGTACCGTCGAATGCTTGAGGAGTTTCGCCAAGCAACT ATTGACACCGGTGCATCTGATGAGGCAACATCAAGACTTAATGATGACTTGCTAATGGGAATGGATTTCATGTTCTGA